A single region of the Candidatus Sungiibacteriota bacterium genome encodes:
- a CDS encoding S1 RNA-binding domain-containing protein: MELLLKTVGGSRLFKAGDIIEGAVIERRTNRLFIDIGFQGSGIVYGREYYAAQDIIKNLKPGDIVSVKVVDPDNEDGYVELSLKEAGTEKNWSDLKKMLEQGEVLELPVQEANKGGLILEARGVKGFLPASQLSAKNYPRVEGGDKERIFQELQKLVGQKLTVKILDLSPAEDKLIFTERGRDLEGTRSALAKYKIGDVVEGEITGVVDFGAFMRFDEGAGLEGLIHVSEIDWSLVEDPREFLKLGERVSAKIIDIQGDKVSLSLKQLKEDPWVKIAEKYKKGDLVRARVTKFNPFGSFAQLESGIQGLVHISEFGTEIKMRSELELGKEYQFKILLIDPQEHRMSLGVLKEEKNETPPVPN; the protein is encoded by the coding sequence ATGGAATTACTTTTGAAAACCGTGGGGGGGAGCAGGCTTTTTAAGGCTGGCGATATTATAGAAGGGGCGGTGATTGAAAGGCGGACTAACAGATTATTTATTGATATTGGTTTTCAGGGTAGCGGCATTGTGTACGGACGCGAGTATTATGCGGCGCAGGATATTATAAAAAATTTAAAACCCGGCGATATAGTAAGCGTCAAAGTAGTTGATCCGGATAATGAAGACGGCTATGTTGAGCTTTCTCTGAAGGAGGCTGGGACAGAGAAGAACTGGAGCGATCTTAAAAAAATGCTGGAGCAGGGAGAGGTTTTAGAACTGCCTGTTCAGGAAGCCAATAAGGGAGGACTCATACTTGAGGCCCGCGGCGTAAAGGGGTTTCTTCCCGCCTCCCAGCTTTCCGCAAAAAATTACCCCCGGGTAGAAGGCGGAGACAAAGAGAGGATCTTTCAGGAACTGCAAAAGTTGGTGGGCCAGAAGCTTACGGTAAAAATACTTGATTTGAGTCCGGCGGAAGACAAGTTAATTTTCACCGAGCGCGGTCGCGACCTGGAAGGGACGCGTTCGGCCCTGGCTAAGTATAAAATCGGAGACGTGGTTGAAGGAGAAATAACGGGGGTTGTTGACTTCGGTGCGTTTATGCGGTTTGACGAAGGGGCCGGACTTGAGGGCCTGATTCACGTATCGGAAATTGACTGGTCTTTGGTTGAAGACCCGCGCGAGTTTTTGAAACTCGGGGAGAGGGTCAGCGCAAAAATTATTGACATTCAGGGGGATAAAGTATCGCTTTCTTTAAAACAGCTTAAAGAAGATCCTTGGGTGAAAATAGCTGAAAAGTATAAAAAAGGAGATTTGGTTCGCGCCCGCGTAACCAAATTTAACCCCTTTGGGTCTTTTGCCCAGCTGGAGTCAGGAATTCAGGGTTTAGTTCACATATCCGAGTTTGGCACAGAAATAAAAATGAGATCGGAGCTGGAACTTGGTAAAGAATACCAGTTTAAGATTTTATTGATTGATCCTCAAGAACACAGGATGTCTCTTGGGGTGTTGAAGGAAGAAAAAAACGAAACTCCCCCTGTTCCAAACTGA
- a CDS encoding MBL fold metallo-hydrolase, with product MVITWLGHSCFKIQSGEFVIVTDPFSKDIGLTPPRFRADIVLSTHGHYDHSNTEALTGDPFIISGPGEYEARGVYIHGLTTFHDKNQGKERGTNTIYKILVEGINLVHLGDFGEKELRSTTLEEIGDADILIVPVGGKYTIDAEEAAKAVKQIEPKLVIPMHYKIPGLKITLEGVDAFLKELGAGKIEAQEKLVIKKKDLGEGEKTKVVLMKPA from the coding sequence ATGGTTATCACTTGGCTGGGACACTCGTGTTTTAAAATCCAATCAGGAGAATTTGTTATTGTTACTGATCCCTTTTCTAAAGACATAGGCCTTACCCCGCCCCGTTTCCGGGCGGATATTGTCCTCTCCACCCACGGACATTATGATCACTCCAACACCGAAGCCCTTACGGGGGATCCTTTTATTATCAGCGGACCGGGCGAATACGAAGCAAGGGGTGTATACATCCACGGCTTGACAACATTTCACGATAAAAATCAAGGTAAGGAGCGCGGCACCAACACGATTTATAAAATTTTGGTTGAGGGCATAAACTTGGTGCACTTGGGCGACTTTGGAGAAAAAGAGTTAAGAAGCACCACCCTTGAAGAAATTGGCGACGCCGATATCCTCATAGTGCCGGTAGGCGGAAAATACACCATAGACGCGGAGGAAGCGGCCAAGGCGGTAAAACAAATAGAGCCTAAACTGGTAATACCCATGCATTACAAAATTCCGGGCCTGAAAATTACACTTGAAGGCGTGGACGCTTTTTTAAAAGAGCTGGGTGCGGGAAAAATAGAAGCGCAGGAAAAGCTGGTAATCAAAAAGAAGGACCTGGGTGAGGGGGAAAAAACCAAAGTAGTTTTAATGAAGCCGGCCTGA
- the gyrA gene encoding DNA gyrase subunit A has translation MNIGRIQQREIVEEMRESYLDYAMSVIVARALPDVRDGLKPVHRRILYSMHELGLTHSAKTRKCATIIGDVLGKYHPHGDVAVYDALVRMAQEFSLRYPLVEGQGNFGCFTQDTKVKLTDGRDLSFGELAEELKTGKKNYTYTVNSLGLVGLAEIKHPRLTKKKARVITVVLDNGETIRCTPDHRFMMRDGTYKEAGSLTEHDSLMPLYQKLSTKTDRLQREGYLLVYQPKKDEWVPAHHLADNYNLTRHIYQKNAGRVRHHVDFNKLNNNPDNVKRLGWGEHWKIHYTHAAKQHQKPEYREKIAYGRRMYWADEKNKEHHRSLLAERNRVNWQNPEYRERMKTFLSQVNTEYVKKHPEKRNEFSERATRTLKRLWQDPEYRATMHQKIIKGNKNHVSNKTGKLKFLNICKETLNRFQILEEKVYEQARKEVYPYGRAPLWKTGLQKYFAGDSNLVHQELFKNHRVIRIEDKNEYEDVFDLTVDGTHNFALAAGVFVHNSIDGDAAAHYRYTEARMTRIAEELLRDIEKNTVEFRDNYDATRKEPVVLPAALPALLLNGTLGIAVGMATSIPPHNLGEVTAALIHFSDHPKASLEDLMEFIKGPDFPTGGIIFDEKEIRASYASGKGAILNRGVAEIEEGGRGAHQIVITEIPYQVNKAELIETMAGLVQEKKIEGIRDIRDESDRQGMRIVIELKQDAHPQKVLNNLYRHTDLEKTFHLNMLALVDGIQPQVLSIKEVLEEFLKHRNQVVTRRTKFDLTRTRERLHILEGLKKALDHIDRVIETIKKSRDRDEARENLMKKFALTELQAAAILEMKLQTLAGLERQKIEDELKEKTALAKNLEALLKDPKKITDVIKRELHEVREKYGDERKTKVIKTSPKELSEEDLIPAEEVVVVLTRGGYIKRIKPEQYKMQKRGGKGLIGMETKEEDMVEHLLTCNTHSNLLFFTSSGKIYQVRTYEIPEGSRISKGKAIFNFLALSSNEQINSLLATAGAKKGEREGYIVMVTKDGVIKKVTASAFENVRRSGLIALTLRGGDLLRWAKLTSGSDELILVTKKGQSIRFAEKDVRPMGRQASGVRAVRLKKGDEVVGMDVINKEQVANGKLLVIMENGFGKHTLVKQYKRQRRGGSGIKTAKITSKTGNVVGARIVDKEETELITISKKGQVIHTTLAAIPVLGRATQGVRIMKLETGDAVASITAL, from the coding sequence ATGAACATAGGCAGAATTCAACAAAGAGAAATAGTGGAGGAGATGCGCGAGTCGTACCTTGACTACGCCATGTCGGTCATTGTTGCTCGCGCGCTTCCCGACGTAAGAGACGGCCTGAAACCAGTGCACCGCCGGATTTTGTATTCAATGCATGAACTTGGCCTGACGCATTCAGCAAAAACAAGAAAATGCGCAACGATTATCGGAGACGTATTGGGTAAATACCATCCTCATGGCGACGTGGCGGTTTATGATGCGCTGGTGCGCATGGCGCAAGAATTTTCACTTCGTTATCCCCTCGTTGAGGGGCAGGGAAATTTTGGTTGTTTCACGCAAGATACAAAAGTAAAACTCACCGATGGGCGGGATCTTTCATTCGGAGAGTTGGCGGAGGAACTCAAGACCGGAAAAAAGAATTATACATACACCGTGAACAGTCTTGGGCTTGTTGGTCTCGCGGAAATAAAACATCCGCGTCTTACGAAAAAGAAGGCCCGTGTTATCACCGTTGTTTTAGATAACGGAGAAACAATACGCTGTACGCCCGATCACCGATTTATGATGCGAGATGGAACATATAAAGAAGCCGGGTCCCTTACGGAACATGACTCGTTGATGCCGCTCTACCAAAAACTATCAACGAAAACAGACAGACTGCAACGGGAAGGATACCTATTGGTGTACCAGCCCAAAAAAGACGAATGGGTTCCGGCTCACCACTTGGCTGACAACTATAATCTGACGCGCCATATCTACCAAAAAAATGCCGGCCGCGTACGGCATCATGTGGACTTTAACAAACTCAACAATAACCCGGACAATGTCAAAAGGCTTGGCTGGGGCGAACATTGGAAAATCCACTATACACATGCGGCAAAACAACACCAAAAACCGGAATATCGGGAAAAAATCGCGTACGGGCGACGGATGTATTGGGCGGACGAGAAAAACAAAGAACACCACCGAAGCTTACTTGCGGAGCGAAATCGCGTTAACTGGCAAAATCCCGAGTACCGAGAACGAATGAAGACATTCCTAAGTCAAGTCAACACCGAATATGTCAAGAAGCATCCGGAAAAGAGGAACGAGTTTAGCGAGCGGGCAACACGAACGCTCAAACGCCTGTGGCAAGATCCAGAGTACCGGGCGACGATGCATCAAAAAATCATCAAAGGGAACAAAAATCATGTCAGCAACAAAACAGGAAAGCTAAAATTTTTAAACATTTGTAAAGAAACACTGAATCGTTTTCAGATACTTGAAGAAAAAGTATATGAGCAAGCGCGTAAAGAGGTATATCCATATGGACGGGCGCCTTTATGGAAAACCGGATTGCAAAAATACTTTGCCGGAGATTCAAACCTTGTTCATCAGGAATTGTTTAAAAATCACCGAGTTATAAGGATTGAGGACAAAAATGAGTACGAAGACGTTTTTGATCTAACCGTTGACGGAACTCATAATTTTGCGTTAGCAGCAGGTGTTTTTGTACATAATTCAATTGATGGGGACGCCGCCGCACACTATCGCTATACCGAAGCCCGCATGACCAGAATTGCCGAAGAGCTCCTGCGCGACATTGAAAAAAATACAGTTGAATTTCGCGACAACTACGATGCCACCCGTAAAGAACCCGTAGTACTTCCTGCGGCTCTTCCCGCTCTCCTGCTTAACGGAACTCTGGGAATAGCGGTGGGAATGGCAACCAGTATTCCTCCGCATAATCTTGGCGAGGTAACTGCGGCCCTGATCCACTTTAGCGACCACCCCAAGGCCTCGCTGGAGGATCTAATGGAGTTTATCAAGGGGCCGGACTTCCCCACCGGAGGAATAATTTTTGACGAAAAAGAAATCCGCGCCTCTTACGCATCGGGCAAGGGGGCCATTTTAAATCGTGGTGTGGCCGAGATTGAAGAGGGCGGCCGCGGAGCGCACCAAATTGTAATCACGGAGATTCCGTATCAGGTAAACAAGGCCGAACTAATAGAAACCATGGCCGGTCTCGTGCAGGAAAAGAAAATTGAGGGCATACGAGATATTCGTGACGAATCCGACCGGCAAGGCATGCGCATAGTGATTGAACTTAAACAAGATGCGCATCCGCAGAAGGTTTTAAACAATCTTTACCGGCACACTGACCTTGAAAAAACGTTTCACCTAAACATGCTTGCTTTGGTGGATGGGATTCAGCCGCAGGTACTCTCCATAAAAGAGGTGCTGGAAGAATTTCTGAAGCACCGAAACCAAGTAGTAACCCGCCGCACCAAGTTTGACCTGACCCGAACCCGCGAGCGCCTGCATATTTTAGAAGGACTGAAAAAGGCGCTGGACCACATTGACCGCGTAATTGAAACTATTAAAAAATCCAGAGACCGCGATGAAGCGCGTGAAAATTTAATGAAGAAATTTGCCCTAACGGAGCTGCAGGCCGCCGCAATTCTAGAGATGAAACTGCAGACGCTGGCCGGTCTTGAACGACAAAAAATAGAGGATGAACTCAAAGAAAAGACGGCACTGGCCAAAAATCTTGAGGCCCTGCTGAAAGATCCTAAGAAAATCACAGATGTTATAAAAAGGGAATTGCACGAAGTAAGGGAAAAATACGGAGACGAGCGAAAAACTAAAGTCATAAAAACATCCCCCAAAGAACTTTCCGAGGAAGATTTGATTCCCGCAGAAGAGGTAGTGGTGGTGCTGACTCGCGGCGGTTACATAAAACGGATAAAACCGGAACAATACAAAATGCAGAAGCGCGGCGGTAAGGGGCTTATCGGGATGGAGACCAAAGAGGAAGACATGGTGGAACATTTGCTAACCTGCAATACTCACTCCAACCTTCTTTTCTTCACCAGTTCCGGAAAGATTTATCAGGTTCGGACCTACGAAATTCCGGAAGGAAGTCGTATCTCCAAAGGCAAGGCAATCTTTAACTTTTTGGCGCTTTCCAGCAATGAGCAGATAAACTCCCTTCTGGCCACTGCCGGAGCGAAAAAGGGAGAACGCGAGGGTTACATAGTAATGGTGACCAAAGACGGCGTCATCAAAAAGGTTACAGCTTCGGCTTTTGAGAACGTCCGCCGCTCAGGACTAATTGCTCTAACCCTAAGGGGCGGCGATCTGCTGCGTTGGGCCAAACTAACGAGCGGCTCTGACGAACTTATACTGGTTACCAAAAAGGGACAGTCCATAAGATTTGCAGAAAAAGATGTGCGTCCCATGGGACGACAAGCCAGCGGTGTTCGGGCCGTACGTCTGAAAAAAGGTGATGAGGTGGTGGGTATGGACGTAATCAATAAGGAACAAGTAGCCAACGGTAAATTGCTGGTCATAATGGAGAACGGATTTGGCAAACACACGTTAGTTAAACAATACAAAAGGCAACGCAGGGGCGGATCAGGCATAAAAACTGCCAAAATTACTTCCAAAACAGGAAATGTTGTCGGGGCGCGTATCGTGGACAAGGAAGAAACGGAACTAATCACTATATCCAAAAAAGGTCAGGTTATCCACACTACCCTTGCGGCCATACCCGTGCTCGGCCGCGCCACCCAAGGAGTAAGAATTATGAAATTGGAAACAGGAGACGCGGTGGCTTCTATTACTGCGCTGTAA
- a CDS encoding methyltransferase domain-containing protein yields MAAEQPSALKNTGTTSGFLDPEHIVRYFNLQKGDHVADFGAGHGYFTIPLARTVGGDGKVYALDIQKSVLDIVRAKAKIENLLNIEPVWANLDETGGSKLKDKFIDFVLIASIIFQAEKKENLFLEAYRILRDGGRLAVIEWEETPVGTFGPPSEFRIKKELVKQWSKTAGFSFELEFETGSHHYGLMFKK; encoded by the coding sequence GTGGCTGCAGAACAACCATCGGCTCTAAAAAATACCGGTACGACCAGCGGATTTCTTGATCCCGAACATATTGTCCGGTATTTTAACTTGCAAAAAGGAGACCACGTGGCGGATTTTGGGGCCGGACACGGATATTTCACTATCCCTCTGGCCCGGACCGTAGGAGGAGACGGTAAGGTTTATGCTCTGGATATTCAGAAATCGGTTTTGGACATAGTGCGCGCCAAGGCTAAAATTGAAAACTTATTAAATATAGAACCGGTATGGGCAAATCTGGACGAGACGGGTGGATCAAAATTAAAGGATAAGTTCATTGATTTTGTGCTGATCGCCAGTATTATTTTTCAAGCGGAAAAAAAAGAAAACTTGTTTTTGGAGGCTTACCGGATTCTACGCGATGGCGGGCGATTGGCGGTGATTGAGTGGGAAGAAACGCCAGTCGGAACATTTGGTCCGCCGTCCGAATTTCGGATAAAAAAGGAGTTAGTAAAACAATGGTCAAAGACGGCGGGGTTTTCGTTTGAACTGGAATTTGAAACGGGGTCGCACCACTACGGCTTAATGTTCAAAAAGTAG
- a CDS encoding extracellular solute-binding protein, with protein sequence MARPLNTVLVVAGLVAVILILALAGILPGRKTAKPQPATLEFWGLKDDDLLWRPILEKFRKEKPHLTVNYRRFDEISYEENLINKMAEGRGPDIFFLKNSWVEKHRDKILPLPQEVLKFTVKDFQKTFVDVASQDLTTSDNQILGLPLFVDTLALFYNKDVFNAGGVAETPKTWGELEAVAKNLTKKTAAGDITKSGVALGGSSNIEHALEILSAFVLQGGDKIINRANMALELGAPSREALDFYTSFANAKNPNFSWTLRQPKSLDAFSQELTAMALGFADDLPRVKAKNPHLNFGVSFLPQRADAKTFVTYGSYFFPTVSRLSNNPLPAWEFILFAASADSSEIYTKNSGKPPARRDLLAKNAAALELDIFYRQALTAKSWPITDEKITRRLFEDTIESVVTGGNTTDTALNRLREKLSLSLP encoded by the coding sequence ATGGCTCGTCCTCTAAATACAGTGCTTGTTGTGGCCGGACTGGTTGCGGTCATTTTGATTCTGGCTCTGGCGGGAATACTGCCGGGAAGGAAAACCGCCAAGCCCCAGCCCGCTACTTTGGAATTTTGGGGATTGAAGGACGATGACCTTTTGTGGCGTCCTATTCTGGAAAAATTCAGGAAGGAAAAACCCCACCTTACCGTAAACTATCGGCGTTTTGACGAAATCTCTTACGAAGAAAACCTTATCAACAAAATGGCCGAGGGCCGCGGTCCGGACATCTTTTTCCTAAAAAACTCATGGGTTGAAAAACATCGCGACAAAATTTTACCCCTGCCGCAGGAAGTTTTAAAATTTACCGTCAAAGATTTTCAAAAAACTTTTGTAGATGTCGCCTCTCAAGATTTAACCACCAGCGACAATCAAATCCTTGGTCTGCCCCTTTTTGTGGACACCTTGGCTCTTTTTTATAACAAAGATGTTTTTAACGCCGGGGGCGTGGCCGAAACGCCTAAAACTTGGGGCGAGCTGGAAGCTGTAGCCAAGAATCTTACCAAAAAAACTGCGGCAGGAGACATCACAAAGTCAGGAGTTGCTCTGGGCGGATCTTCCAACATTGAACACGCGCTTGAGATTTTAAGCGCTTTCGTACTGCAGGGGGGTGATAAAATTATAAATCGCGCTAACATGGCGCTGGAACTTGGCGCCCCATCCCGGGAGGCTCTGGATTTTTATACCTCATTTGCCAACGCTAAAAACCCAAACTTTTCCTGGACATTGCGCCAACCTAAGTCTCTGGACGCCTTTTCGCAGGAGCTTACGGCCATGGCCCTTGGCTTTGCGGATGATCTGCCCAGGGTTAAAGCCAAGAATCCGCATCTTAACTTCGGCGTATCTTTTCTGCCCCAGCGCGCCGATGCCAAAACCTTTGTAACTTACGGCAGTTATTTTTTCCCGACCGTATCCCGCCTTTCCAACAATCCGCTTCCTGCTTGGGAGTTTATTCTCTTTGCCGCATCGGCTGATTCTTCAGAAATTTATACTAAAAACTCGGGGAAGCCTCCGGCCCGACGCGATCTTCTGGCGAAAAACGCCGCGGCCCTTGAACTGGATATTTTTTATCGTCAGGCCCTTACGGCCAAAAGCTGGCCCATTACTGACGAAAAAATAACTCGCCGTCTTTTTGAAGATACGATAGAATCCGTAGTAACCGGGGGAAATACCACAGACACGGCCTTGAATCGTCTAAGGGAGAAACTTAGTCTTAGTCTGCCATGA